In Methanobacterium sp. Maddingley MBC34, the genomic window CACAAAATTAAGGATGTAACCAAGATGAGTTATTAAAAGCCCGGATTTTTCCCGAAGACCTGGTTTTTTGTTCTTATCAAGGAGAGTGTTGATCTCCTCAGCCAGGAGCTCTACATTTTCAATATCCACACCAGAATCTGGTTCGTCAAACATTATAAAGTCCGGTGCCTGGGCTAATAGTTGCAGTATCTCCGATCTTTTAACTTCTCCTCCGGAGAAACCAAGGTTAACGTCTCTTTCTAGGAACCTTTCATCGAACTTGAGTTTATGAACCAGATCCATCATTTCAGGACTGAGTTCTTTATCTGCATCTTTTTCGCCATGTTCGATTTTTAAAAGATCACCAAGTCGCACTCCTCTGATGGAAGGGGGATTCTGGAAACTAACTCCAAATCCCTTTCTAACCCTTTCAGTGGTTGAAAGGTTGGTTATATCTTCCCCTTTGAAGATTATCTCTCCGCGGGTTACTTTGTACTTGGGAAAACCCAGTAAAGTCATAAAAAGAGTACTTTTTCCGGCTCCGTTGGGTCCTAAGAGTACGTGTGTTTCTCCTTTGCCTATATTTAAGTCTACATCCGTGAGAATTTCTTTTCCACTTACTTCCACTGCCAGATCAGTTATTTCCAGTAGCAGTTTAACCACCACCATTTTTTGGTTTTTATTGTTGTATTAAAGATGGAATTTATGGATGTGATTAACACACCTTATATTTTATATTGCCTTTTTCCTATAATAATATGAGGAATATTATTTGAAAAAAATAAAGGTGATATTCCTATTAAAAACCAATAATTCATGTTAAAAACATTAATTGGAAGTTTAAATGAATATAAATCCAATTGAAAATTTAAAAGATTAATTAAGTGTTATAGTATTTATTTTATTAAAATAAGTCGTTAAATTGACAATTGATCAAGATTTAAAACAGGATTAATAAGTATAATATGATAAAGCCAGATTTAATTTCAGCTATGTTTATTAGGGACATTTTAAACCAATATTAAAAACTCTGCTTTTGTTATTCTCCTATATATGTTTTTCGAATTAGTTTTTGAAGTAACCTTTATAATAACTATTCCTATATGCATATAATGTACAATTAATATGGTACACCGACAAAGCAAGGAGGAAAGCCAATGGCTGAGGATGATGTTAAGATCGTGATGTTTTGTTGTAACTGGTGCTCTTACGGTGGAGCTGACACTGCAGGAACCGCAAGGATGCAGTATCCTCCAAATGTGCGGGTCATCCGGGTAATGTGCTCGGGAAGAATTGAACCTCAATTTATATTCAAGGCCTTCAGAGAAGGTGCTGATGGGGTCATTGTGGCCGGCTGTCACCATGGAGACTGCCACTACGACGCAGGAAACTATAAATTAGATCGTAGAATGAGATTAATCTACAAACTAGCAGATGGATTGGGAATCGGAAGAGAAAGGATTCACCATGACTGGATATCTGCATCAGAAGGGGAAAAATTCGCAGACACTGTTACCATGATGGTAAACCGTATAACTGCTCTGGGCCCATCCCCTCTCAAAGCACAAATAGACGCTCCAGAAGAATCAGAAATGGAGGCCTAACATGGCAGACAAAGTTAAACTAGGAAACGTTTGGCTCAGCGTATGTTCCGGATGTGAACTGTCCATTGCAGATATACACGAAGCCATAGTAGATGTTCTGGGATTAGCAGATTTCGAATTTATGCCAGTTCTAATGGACGTCAAATACGATGAATGGACCGATGTAGACGTTGCCATAGTAACCGGAGGTATTCGAAACGATGAAAACCGGGAACTGGCACTAAAAGTACGGGAAAAAGCAAAAGTAGTTATAGCTTACGGTACTTGTGCTGCTTACGGAGGAGTCTTTGGACTGGGAAACCTACACACAGTTGATGATTTAACTCAAGAGGCTTACGTTAATTCAGAGAGTACCTACAACGATGAAGGAATAATACCCAGTGAAGGAGTACCTCACCTAGAAAGCAGAGTTAGACCACTAACTGATGTTATCGACGTGGATTTAGTCTTACCTGGATGCCCACCACGTTCTGATCTGGTTGCCCAGATCGTCATGGCTCTCTTAAAAGGAGAAGAATTACCTGAAATCCCAACAACTAACCTTTGTGAAGTTTGTCCTAGGGAAAAACCACCGGAAGGAATGGCCATGGACAAAATCATCAGACAGTTCGAACTGGGAGAACCAGACCCTGAACTGTGCCTGGTACCACAGGGTTTAGTATGCATGGGACCAGCCACTATTTCCATCTGTGGAGCTGAATGCCCCAGCATAGGTATCAAATGCCAGGGATGCTACGGACCCACCTTCAATGTAGTGGACCAGGGTGCTAAAATGATCAGTGCCATAGGTTCTGACTTCGGTGTGGAACACGACAAAACTGTGGACCCTGAAGAAGTAGCCATTGAACTGGATGATATTGTTGGAACTTTCTATACCTACACACTCCCAGCGGCGTTAGTGCCTGCTAAGGTGAAAAAGGAGGGTAAATAAATGGTTACACTCAAAATGGAACCTGTGACCAGAATTGAAGGTCACGCAAAAATCACAGTGGACCTGGATGATGCAGGAAACGTCCAGGACACCAAACTCCACGTTATGGAATTCCGTGGATTTGAAAAATTCCTGCAGGGAAGAAACATCGAAGAAGTACCACGACTGGTACCTCGAATATGTGGTATCTGTGATGTACAGCACCACCTGGCTGCAGCCAAAGCTGTGGATGCATGTTTTGGATTCGCTCCCGATGAAATTCTCCCAACTGCTTACAAAATGAGAGAAATCATGAGTTGGGGTTCTGTAATGCACTCCCACGCTCTGCACTTCTATTTTCTGGCAGCTCCGGATTTCATAGCTGGTAAAGACAGAAAAACTAGGAACGTATTTCAAATAGTTAAAGACGCTCCAGAAGCAGCTCTACAAGCTATTGAACTCCGAAAAAATGCTTTAGATATTATAAAAGCCACAGGTGGACGACCTATACACCCCACATCCTCCACTCCTGGTGGAATCTCTACCAGTCTGGATGATGAAACTCAGAAAGACCTTCTAA contains:
- a CDS encoding FeS assembly ATPase SufC (PFAM: ABC transporter~TIGRFAM: FeS assembly ATPase SufC), which codes for MVVVKLLLEITDLAVEVSGKEILTDVDLNIGKGETHVLLGPNGAGKSTLFMTLLGFPKYKVTRGEIIFKGEDITNLSTTERVRKGFGVSFQNPPSIRGVRLGDLLKIEHGEKDADKELSPEMMDLVHKLKFDERFLERDVNLGFSGGEVKRSEILQLLAQAPDFIMFDEPDSGVDIENVELLAEEINTLLDKNKKPGLREKSGLLITHLGYILNFVAADTAHVLMDGKIACSGNPAEIIDDIRKEGFHGCVECCKIQ
- a CDS encoding coenzyme F420-reducing hydrogenase, gamma subunit (PFAM: NADH ubiquinone oxidoreductase, 20 Kd subunit); the encoded protein is MADKVKLGNVWLSVCSGCELSIADIHEAIVDVLGLADFEFMPVLMDVKYDEWTDVDVAIVTGGIRNDENRELALKVREKAKVVIAYGTCAAYGGVFGLGNLHTVDDLTQEAYVNSESTYNDEGIIPSEGVPHLESRVRPLTDVIDVDLVLPGCPPRSDLVAQIVMALLKGEELPEIPTTNLCEVCPREKPPEGMAMDKIIRQFELGEPDPELCLVPQGLVCMGPATISICGAECPSIGIKCQGCYGPTFNVVDQGAKMISAIGSDFGVEHDKTVDPEEVAIELDDIVGTFYTYTLPAALVPAKVKKEGK
- a CDS encoding coenzyme F420-reducing hydrogenase, delta subunit (PFAM: Methyl-viologen-reducing hydrogenase, delta subunit) — protein: MAEDDVKIVMFCCNWCSYGGADTAGTARMQYPPNVRVIRVMCSGRIEPQFIFKAFREGADGVIVAGCHHGDCHYDAGNYKLDRRMRLIYKLADGLGIGRERIHHDWISASEGEKFADTVTMMVNRITALGPSPLKAQIDAPEESEMEA